In Candidatus Fermentibacter sp., a single window of DNA contains:
- the gcvPA gene encoding aminomethyl-transferring glycine dehydrogenase subunit GcvPA: MSRFTSILGADRRRMLDTIGIGSVDELVSAVPAEKRLGRRLDLPSPASELELTREASALAERNRAAGLVCFAGAGAYDHFIPSVIDHILLRSEFYTAYTPYQAEVSQGTLQCIFEYQTMMARLTGLDCANASMYDGASAAAEAALMAMRATKRDRVAVPASLNPRYLAVIETYLAQGGFGIVRIPLLPDGRLDMAAAAGLLEGCAALMVQQPDFHGIVQDLKAASDAAHAAGALLVAVTDPVAAAVLESPGAAGADIAVGEGQSMGVQLSFGGPYVGFMACRKDLVRNMPGRIIGRTVDKAGQTGYVLTLQTREQHIRREKATSNICSNQALMALANTVYLSLAGESGFRETSLQCHSKAVYLEGRLAGIEGVRRVFTAPFYREFVLEYPVDADELVRKAADKGYLAGVPVPSLGRGALLTAVTEKRTRAEMDGLAGVLTAICGGGAA; the protein is encoded by the coding sequence ATGAGCAGATTCACTTCGATCCTCGGTGCCGACAGGCGCCGGATGCTCGACACGATCGGCATCGGGTCGGTGGATGAGCTCGTCTCCGCCGTTCCGGCAGAGAAGAGGCTGGGCCGCAGGCTCGATCTCCCCTCTCCGGCCAGCGAACTCGAACTCACCAGGGAGGCTTCCGCCCTCGCGGAGCGGAACCGGGCGGCAGGCCTGGTCTGTTTCGCCGGTGCAGGCGCCTACGACCACTTCATCCCCTCGGTGATCGACCACATACTCCTGCGCAGCGAGTTCTACACCGCCTACACGCCCTACCAGGCCGAGGTGAGCCAGGGCACGCTGCAGTGCATCTTCGAATACCAGACCATGATGGCCAGGCTCACGGGCCTCGACTGCGCCAACGCCTCCATGTACGACGGGGCGAGCGCGGCCGCGGAGGCCGCCCTCATGGCCATGCGCGCCACGAAGCGAGACAGGGTGGCCGTGCCGGCCTCCCTCAACCCCAGATACCTGGCCGTGATCGAAACCTATCTGGCCCAGGGCGGATTCGGGATCGTCCGCATCCCGCTCCTGCCCGACGGAAGGCTCGACATGGCCGCCGCGGCCGGGCTCCTCGAAGGATGCGCCGCGCTGATGGTGCAGCAGCCCGACTTCCACGGCATCGTCCAGGACCTGAAGGCCGCCTCCGATGCCGCGCACGCCGCAGGCGCGCTGCTCGTCGCAGTCACGGATCCCGTGGCCGCCGCGGTACTGGAGTCCCCCGGAGCCGCCGGGGCCGACATCGCGGTGGGCGAGGGCCAGAGCATGGGCGTCCAGCTCTCCTTCGGAGGCCCCTACGTCGGCTTCATGGCCTGCCGGAAGGACCTCGTGCGCAACATGCCCGGGCGCATAATCGGCCGCACGGTCGACAAGGCGGGGCAGACCGGATACGTCCTCACCCTCCAGACACGCGAGCAGCACATCAGGCGCGAGAAGGCCACCAGCAACATCTGCTCCAACCAGGCCCTGATGGCGCTCGCCAACACCGTCTACCTCTCGCTCGCAGGAGAGAGCGGCTTCAGGGAGACATCCCTGCAGTGCCACTCGAAGGCCGTCTACCTCGAAGGCCGGCTGGCCGGCATCGAAGGCGTCAGGAGGGTGTTCACGGCTCCTTTCTACAGGGAGTTCGTGCTCGAGTATCCCGTCGATGCCGATGAACTCGTGCGGAAGGCCGCCGACAAGGGCTACCTGGCCGGGGTTCCGGTGCCGTCGCTCGGGAGGGGCGCTCTCCTCACCGCGGTGACAGAGAAGCGCACGAGAGCCGAGATGGACGGACTCGCAGGAGTCCTGACGGCGATCTGCGGGGGAGGTGCGGCATGA
- the gcvT gene encoding glycine cleavage system aminomethyltransferase GcvT, protein MDKETPLYSRHVALGAHIEPFAGYLMPIRYGSVIEEHLAVRRGVGVFDLSHMGEFRVRGKGAREFLDGLLTNNADVEPGKAFYSAMCYPDAGIVDDLIVYRLADDDYLMVVNASNIDKDWAWVTSHAGTCDVRITNESDETALVAIQGPKAQELASRLTTENLDAIAYYAQVQGKVAGCGAVIARTGYTGEDGFEFYVQAADAPAVWDAVMKAGQDFGIVPVGLAARDTLRLEVGYVLYGNDIDHSTSPLEAKLGWVVKLATDKDFVGRDVLRRQKEDGTSRLLVGLKVEGKGIIRHGTELYQGGRRVGVVTSGSMAPALNTAVGLGYVEKGLSKAGTALEADIRGRRIPVSVSKTPFYTAGTRR, encoded by the coding sequence ATGGACAAGGAAACCCCACTCTACAGCAGGCACGTAGCCCTCGGGGCCCACATCGAGCCGTTCGCGGGCTATCTGATGCCGATCCGCTACGGCAGCGTCATCGAGGAGCATCTCGCAGTCAGGAGGGGAGTGGGCGTCTTCGACCTCTCCCACATGGGCGAGTTCAGGGTCCGCGGGAAGGGCGCGAGGGAGTTCCTCGACGGCCTGCTCACCAACAACGCCGACGTCGAGCCGGGCAAGGCCTTCTACAGCGCCATGTGCTACCCGGACGCCGGCATCGTCGACGACCTGATCGTCTACAGGCTCGCGGACGACGATTACCTCATGGTTGTCAACGCTTCCAACATCGACAAGGACTGGGCCTGGGTCACCAGCCACGCCGGGACCTGCGACGTGAGGATCACGAACGAGAGCGACGAAACCGCCCTCGTGGCCATCCAGGGCCCGAAGGCCCAGGAGCTGGCCTCGAGGCTCACGACCGAGAACCTCGACGCCATCGCCTATTACGCCCAGGTGCAGGGGAAGGTCGCGGGATGCGGTGCCGTCATAGCGCGCACGGGCTACACCGGCGAGGACGGGTTCGAGTTCTACGTCCAGGCCGCCGACGCCCCCGCCGTCTGGGATGCCGTGATGAAGGCCGGGCAGGATTTCGGAATCGTGCCGGTGGGCCTCGCGGCGAGGGACACCCTCAGGCTCGAGGTCGGGTACGTCCTCTACGGGAACGACATCGACCATTCCACCTCCCCTCTCGAGGCGAAGCTCGGATGGGTCGTCAAGCTGGCCACCGACAAGGATTTCGTGGGCCGCGACGTCCTGAGGCGCCAGAAGGAGGACGGCACCTCGCGTCTGCTCGTGGGGCTCAAAGTGGAGGGGAAGGGCATCATCCGCCACGGCACCGAGCTATACCAGGGCGGCCGCAGGGTCGGAGTCGTCACCAGCGGGAGCATGGCCCCCGCCCTGAACACCGCAGTCGGGCTAGGATATGTAGAGAAGGGGCTCTCGAAGGCCGGCACCGCACTGGAAGCCGATATCCGGGGGCGCAGGATCCCCGTCAGCGTCTCGAAGACCCCCTTCTACACCGCCGGCACCCGCCGGTAA
- the gcvH gene encoding glycine cleavage system protein GcvH has protein sequence MSSIPGDLKYTKSHEWVRRGADGTLTMGITDHAQELMGEIVMVELPPQGGDLRAGDSTGVLEAVKTAEDFFAPVDGKVAEANAALESDPGLVNRDCYGDGWLIRIRPADASQFDALLTPAQYGEIAGE, from the coding sequence ATGAGCAGCATTCCCGGAGATCTGAAGTACACGAAGAGCCACGAGTGGGTCAGGCGCGGAGCCGACGGCACCCTGACCATGGGCATCACCGACCACGCGCAGGAGCTGATGGGCGAGATCGTGATGGTCGAGCTGCCGCCCCAGGGCGGGGACCTCCGCGCTGGCGACAGCACCGGCGTGCTCGAGGCGGTCAAGACCGCCGAGGACTTCTTCGCCCCCGTCGACGGCAAGGTGGCCGAAGCCAACGCCGCCCTCGAGTCCGATCCCGGCCTCGTGAACAGGGACTGCTACGGAGACGGCTGGCTCATCAGGATCAGGCCCGCCGACGCCTCCCAGTTCGATGCTCTCCTCACCCCCGCCCAGTACGGGGAGATCGCGGGGGAATAG
- the gcvPB gene encoding aminomethyl-transferring glycine dehydrogenase subunit GcvPB: MTEGTIFHESCCGRRGMDLPALDVPRVDPAATFGTDALRKGAVGLPEVSESQTVRHFVNLSTLNFHLDKEMYPLGSCTMKYNPKLNEDIARLPGFAGLHPLAPAELCEGALELMENLGRYLCEITGFDAVTLQPAAGAHGEMTGLLLIRHWHLERGDTGRLEILMPDSAHGTNPASCTLAGFRTVNVKSNAKGEVDIDDLRSKAGPATAGLMLTNPNTLGIFESGIGEITRIVHEAGGLCYMDGANMNALMGIARPGDMGFDVCHLNLHKTFSTPHGGGGPGSGPVACRQDLAKYLPDPVVIRTAEGRPAMGRARASFGRMLAFHGHFGVLARAWAYIRTLGPEGLREASETALLNANYLKALLREAFDIPYDDGPCMHEFVICGERQARKGVKTLDMAKRLLDYGFHAPTVYFPMIVHESMMIEPTETESLESLDAFAGAMLSIAREVDEKPHLVTDAPCATPVLRLDEVRAVKELEVVEGWESS, from the coding sequence ATGACCGAAGGCACGATCTTCCACGAGAGCTGCTGCGGCAGGAGGGGCATGGACCTGCCCGCCCTCGACGTCCCCAGGGTCGATCCCGCAGCCACTTTCGGCACCGACGCCCTCCGGAAGGGGGCCGTCGGCCTCCCCGAGGTGAGCGAGTCACAGACCGTCAGGCACTTCGTCAACCTGAGCACCCTGAACTTCCACCTCGACAAGGAGATGTACCCGCTCGGCTCCTGCACGATGAAGTACAATCCGAAGCTCAACGAGGACATCGCCAGGCTCCCCGGCTTCGCCGGCCTCCATCCCCTGGCCCCCGCGGAACTCTGCGAGGGCGCCCTCGAACTGATGGAGAACCTGGGCCGGTACCTGTGCGAGATCACCGGCTTCGACGCGGTCACTCTCCAGCCGGCCGCAGGCGCCCACGGCGAGATGACGGGCCTCCTCCTGATACGCCACTGGCACCTCGAGAGGGGCGACACCGGCAGGCTCGAGATCCTGATGCCCGACTCCGCCCACGGCACGAACCCCGCGTCCTGCACCCTGGCGGGCTTCCGCACCGTGAACGTGAAGTCGAACGCGAAGGGCGAGGTCGACATAGACGATCTCCGCTCCAAGGCGGGGCCGGCCACGGCAGGGCTGATGCTCACCAACCCCAACACGCTCGGCATCTTCGAATCCGGCATCGGGGAGATCACGAGGATCGTCCACGAAGCCGGCGGCCTGTGCTACATGGACGGCGCCAACATGAACGCCCTCATGGGAATAGCACGACCTGGCGACATGGGGTTCGACGTCTGCCACCTCAACCTGCACAAGACCTTCTCCACGCCTCACGGCGGCGGCGGGCCGGGTTCCGGTCCGGTGGCGTGCAGGCAGGACCTGGCGAAGTACCTCCCCGACCCCGTCGTCATCAGGACGGCGGAAGGCAGGCCCGCGATGGGCAGAGCAAGGGCCTCGTTCGGACGCATGCTGGCGTTCCACGGGCACTTCGGCGTGCTGGCCAGGGCCTGGGCATACATCAGGACGCTCGGGCCCGAAGGTCTCCGCGAGGCCTCGGAGACGGCGCTCCTCAACGCCAACTATCTCAAGGCCCTGCTGAGGGAGGCCTTCGACATCCCCTACGACGACGGCCCGTGCATGCACGAGTTCGTCATATGCGGCGAGAGGCAGGCCAGGAAGGGCGTCAAGACGCTCGACATGGCCAAGAGGCTCCTGGACTACGGGTTCCACGCTCCGACGGTCTACTTCCCCATGATAGTCCACGAGTCCATGATGATCGAGCCAACCGAGACCGAGAGCCTCGAGTCCCTCGACGCCTTCGCCGGGGCCATGCTGTCGATCGCGCGCGAGGTCGACGAGAAGCCTCATCTCGTCACCGACGCACCCTGCGCGACCCCCGTCCTCAGGCTCGACGAGGTCAGGGCCGTGAAGGAACTGGAAGTCGTGGAGGGATGGGAGAGCTCGTAG